From a single Pseudomonadota bacterium genomic region:
- a CDS encoding multicopper oxidase domain-containing protein → MRSTAVFPLAGVAALAVLEGCFVASDPVGSGVTRTYYIAADEIEWDYAPLGMNVIRGKPFGADENVFAGQSDDRIGSRYKKAVYREYTSDAFDTLAPREDKDEYRGILGPVLHAAVGDTLSVVFRNNGTIPYSMHPHGVFYDKGGEGARYSDKTKTAQRADDIVMPGDTFTYEWEVPESAGPGPRDTSSVVWLYHSHVDTVADINAGLAGAIVVTGSGAARQDGTPSDVDREVISLFTVHDENASHFIEDNIRTYTKARDPAVLMADDAFVESNLMHTINGYVWGNGPELTLRQGEHVRWYLLAVGTEVDLHTAHWHGHTALHRGHRVDVVELLPASMHTTDLLMDNPGRWMFHCHVHDHIAAGMISLYDVIK, encoded by the coding sequence ATGAGATCTACCGCAGTATTCCCCCTTGCCGGCGTGGCCGCCCTGGCTGTTCTGGAAGGTTGCTTTGTTGCCAGCGACCCGGTGGGATCCGGCGTGACGCGGACCTACTACATCGCCGCCGACGAGATCGAGTGGGACTACGCGCCTCTGGGGATGAACGTAATCAGAGGCAAGCCCTTCGGCGCCGATGAGAACGTGTTCGCTGGCCAGTCCGATGACCGCATTGGCAGCCGCTACAAGAAAGCCGTGTACCGCGAGTATACGAGCGATGCGTTCGACACGCTCGCGCCGCGAGAGGACAAGGACGAGTACCGCGGCATCCTCGGACCGGTGCTTCACGCCGCTGTGGGCGACACCCTGAGTGTGGTGTTTCGCAACAACGGCACGATCCCTTACTCGATGCATCCGCATGGGGTCTTCTACGACAAGGGCGGCGAGGGCGCGCGCTATTCGGACAAAACAAAGACCGCGCAGCGTGCGGATGATATCGTGATGCCGGGCGACACCTTCACCTACGAATGGGAGGTGCCCGAAAGCGCAGGACCCGGCCCTCGCGACACGAGCTCCGTGGTGTGGCTGTACCACTCGCACGTCGATACGGTAGCCGATATCAATGCGGGGCTTGCAGGCGCTATCGTCGTAACCGGCTCCGGCGCTGCGCGACAGGACGGCACGCCCTCCGATGTGGATCGTGAGGTCATCTCGCTGTTCACCGTGCACGACGAGAACGCTAGTCACTTCATCGAAGACAATATCCGGACCTACACCAAAGCCAGGGATCCGGCCGTGCTCATGGCCGACGACGCGTTCGTCGAAAGCAACCTGATGCACACCATCAATGGCTACGTGTGGGGCAACGGGCCGGAGCTAACGTTGCGCCAAGGGGAGCACGTGCGCTGGTACCTGCTGGCCGTGGGCACCGAGGTCGACCTGCACACCGCGCACTGGCACGGCCACACCGCGCTGCACCGTGGCCACCGCGTCGACGTCGTCGAGCTCCTGCCCGCCAGCATGCACACCACCGATCTACTGATGGACAACCCCGGCAGATGGATGTTCCACTGCCATGTCCACGACCATATCGCCGCCGGCATGATCTCGCTCTACGATGTTATTAAGTAG
- a CDS encoding addiction module protein yields MTSTARRILNEALALRQEEREELVGALSNSLEPIELSPEWEAEIARRVRKIETGEAVLQDAEDHLRKLQAKYSG; encoded by the coding sequence GTGACATCGACGGCCAGAAGGATCCTAAACGAGGCCCTTGCCCTCCGTCAGGAGGAGCGGGAGGAGTTGGTCGGTGCTTTGAGTAACAGCCTTGAGCCGATCGAGCTGAGCCCGGAGTGGGAGGCCGAGATCGCTCGTCGGGTCCGCAAGATCGAGACTGGCGAAGCCGTCCTCCAGGACGCCGAGGATCACCTCCGGAAGCTGCAGGCAAAGTACAGCGGCTGA
- a CDS encoding VOC family protein, protein MRINVTSVFVRDQQKALQFYTDVLGFKKKTEVPVGDHFWLTVVSPEEPNGTELLLEPDNHPAVKPYRDALVQDGIPATSFAVDDVEAEHERLTAKGVRFVQAPTDLGTIVTAVFDDTCGNLIQIAKEK, encoded by the coding sequence ATGAGAATCAACGTGACGAGCGTGTTTGTGCGCGATCAGCAGAAGGCTCTGCAGTTCTATACCGATGTCCTGGGCTTCAAGAAGAAAACGGAGGTGCCGGTGGGTGACCACTTTTGGTTGACCGTCGTGTCACCAGAGGAACCGAATGGGACTGAACTCCTGTTGGAGCCAGACAACCATCCAGCCGTGAAGCCATACAGGGATGCGCTGGTGCAAGACGGCATTCCGGCTACATCGTTTGCTGTCGATGACGTGGAGGCGGAGCACGAGCGTCTCACGGCCAAGGGCGTACGATTCGTTCAGGCACCGACCGACCTGGGAACTATTGTGACGGCGGTGTTCGATGACACGTGTGGCAATCTGATCCAGATTGCGAAGGAGAAGTAG
- a CDS encoding helix-turn-helix domain-containing protein: MDDICRAIADPTRRAILDELVQRQGQSLFELCSRLTMKHGISSTRQAISQHLDVLEAAGLVHTERDGRSKLHWFDGRLLQAITRRWPAAKKGKRR, encoded by the coding sequence ATGGACGACATTTGTCGCGCCATCGCCGACCCAACAAGAAGAGCAATTCTCGACGAGTTGGTGCAGCGGCAGGGCCAGTCGCTGTTTGAGCTGTGCAGCCGGCTAACGATGAAACATGGCATCAGCTCAACGCGGCAGGCCATATCTCAGCACCTCGACGTGTTGGAGGCTGCTGGCCTGGTGCACACGGAGCGGGATGGCAGGTCCAAGCTCCACTGGTTTGACGGGAGGCTGTTGCAGGCCATCACCAGACGATGGCCCGCAGCCAAGAAGGGAAAGAGGCGATGA
- a CDS encoding DUF488 domain-containing protein: MTIYTIGHSNRSLDHFADLLRQHDIATLVDVRSRPYSKYVPHFTKQPLSQALSAQGFRYVFLGDKLGGKLGDEYRDAQGNIDYRRRAVDPDFIVGIDKLIAIAEANPTAFMCAEEDPRRCHRRLLVTPALVERNVEVMHIRGDGDMDTEAELRQESPQMSLF, translated from the coding sequence ATGACCATCTATACGATCGGTCACTCGAACCGATCGCTCGACCACTTCGCCGATCTTCTCCGGCAGCACGACATCGCCACGCTCGTCGACGTCCGTTCGCGGCCGTACTCGAAGTACGTCCCGCATTTTACAAAGCAGCCCTTGAGCCAGGCGCTCTCGGCTCAGGGTTTCCGGTACGTGTTCCTCGGGGACAAGCTGGGCGGGAAGCTCGGCGACGAGTACCGGGATGCGCAGGGAAACATCGATTATCGGCGGCGTGCCGTCGACCCTGACTTCATCGTAGGAATCGACAAGCTCATTGCGATTGCCGAGGCCAACCCAACCGCGTTCATGTGCGCCGAGGAAGATCCGCGCCGTTGCCACCGTCGCCTGCTCGTAACCCCCGCACTGGTCGAGCGCAACGTCGAGGTGATGCACATCCGCGGCGACGGGGATATGGACACCGAAGCAGAGCTACGCCAAGAGTCTCCGCAGATGTCGCTGTTTTGA
- a CDS encoding Fic family protein has translation MGRATGRYERITASGEEVAAFVPHPLPPAEPPLALDEATRALLQRAEQGLARLELAGEMLPSIEWFIYAFVRKEAVVSSQIEGTQCTLIDLLTFEAEATLEAATDADVQEVCNYLDALAYARDQLASDKGLPISMRLLNETHALLMRGVRGADKQPGEIRRSQNWIGGTRPGNAAFVPPPPQLLGEVLGPFEKYIHAESDLHPIVRAGLLHVQFETIHPYLDGNGRIGRLLVTLLLEHYGVLSSPLLYLSLFFKRHQSEYYRRLSAVRTDGDWEAWTAFFAEGVATIADEATTAAREIFALVNHDRQRVLDARSSTVMAARLFEQLPEHPIVTIAKVTTLLDTTKPTANKAVTALVDAGVLVETTGRKRDRTFSYKAYLDLLRTGTELEGRRA, from the coding sequence ATGGGAAGAGCTACAGGCAGATACGAGCGCATAACCGCGAGCGGTGAGGAGGTTGCCGCCTTCGTACCTCACCCGTTGCCGCCAGCGGAGCCGCCGCTTGCCCTCGACGAGGCAACGCGCGCGCTGCTTCAGCGTGCGGAGCAGGGACTGGCTCGCCTCGAGCTTGCCGGTGAGATGCTCCCGTCGATCGAGTGGTTCATCTACGCCTTCGTCCGCAAAGAGGCCGTCGTGTCCTCGCAGATCGAGGGGACCCAGTGCACGCTCATCGACCTTTTAACTTTCGAGGCCGAAGCAACGCTCGAGGCCGCCACCGACGCCGACGTGCAGGAAGTCTGCAACTACCTGGACGCACTCGCCTACGCCAGAGATCAGCTCGCCTCGGACAAAGGCCTGCCGATCTCCATGCGGCTGTTGAACGAGACGCACGCATTGCTGATGCGCGGCGTCCGTGGCGCGGACAAACAACCAGGAGAAATCCGGCGGAGCCAGAACTGGATCGGGGGCACGCGCCCTGGCAACGCGGCGTTCGTGCCTCCGCCTCCGCAGCTCCTCGGAGAGGTGCTCGGGCCGTTCGAAAAGTACATCCATGCCGAGAGCGACTTGCACCCGATCGTCCGCGCCGGCCTGCTGCACGTCCAGTTCGAAACGATCCATCCCTACCTCGACGGCAACGGCCGGATCGGCCGCCTGCTGGTGACGCTCCTTCTCGAGCATTACGGAGTGCTGTCTTCACCGCTTCTCTACCTCAGTCTGTTCTTCAAGCGGCATCAAAGCGAGTATTACCGCCGCCTCTCCGCGGTGCGCACCGATGGTGACTGGGAAGCTTGGACGGCATTCTTTGCCGAGGGCGTGGCGACCATTGCGGACGAGGCGACGACTGCGGCGCGCGAGATCTTTGCACTCGTCAACCACGATAGGCAGCGCGTGCTGGATGCCCGTTCGAGCACGGTCATGGCGGCACGACTGTTCGAGCAGCTACCCGAGCACCCCATTGTCACGATCGCCAAGGTGACGACCCTCCTCGATACGACCAAGCCCACCGCAAACAAGGCGGTGACCGCGCTGGTGGACGCCGGTGTGCTCGTCGAAACCACGGGCCGCAAACGAGATCGCACGTTCTCTTACAAGGCCTATCTCGACCTCTTGCGAACCGGGACCGAGCTCGAGGGGCGGCGCGCATGA
- a CDS encoding DUF4351 domain-containing protein → MPERIENASFDELYTWAERVVTATSLQDVFGMTAAARLRQEGKNRALKQFQKEGMAKLMARQLTLRFGELPESVLEQLHGASAEQLDAWAERLLTAPSLQAVFE, encoded by the coding sequence GTGCCGGAGCGAATCGAAAACGCAAGCTTTGATGAGCTCTATACCTGGGCGGAGCGCGTAGTCACCGCCACGTCGCTGCAGGACGTGTTTGGGATGACAGCTGCAGCCCGGCTGCGACAAGAGGGCAAGAACAGAGCCCTAAAGCAGTTTCAAAAAGAGGGTATGGCCAAGCTTATGGCACGGCAGCTCACGCTGCGTTTTGGCGAGTTGCCCGAGTCCGTGCTGGAGCAGCTTCATGGCGCGAGCGCAGAACAGCTGGATGCATGGGCCGAGCGCTTGTTGACGGCGCCGTCGCTGCAGGCTGTGTTCGAGTAA